The following DNA comes from candidate division WOR-3 bacterium.
ATTATCAAAATTTTTCCCAAAGAAGAAAAGTCACTCATTGTAATTTTGCCAAAAACCGCACGGATTAAACAAAAACAAACATTTCTATATCAGTTTTCCTCTTTTGCCTCAGTATCATTTTGGCTAACATCACTATCTGTTTCTGAGGCTAAAAAGTTTTGGACAATTTCTAAGGCTTGTTCATAATCTTCTTCATCAACCAAAATTTCACCCCAGGCCGGCCGCATCATTTTAGCAATGCCATTATACCAAGGAATTTGATAAGAACGAAGCACTACCGGAATACCGGATTGTTCTAATAGCGATTTAATACTCATCGCCATAAGTTCATTCTCGGGTTTATA
Coding sequences within:
- a CDS encoding DUF2007 domain-containing protein translates to FFAHPSNILDILIETQYNRFNKILLIQVYNIKMPLKQVYKPENELMAMSIKSLLEQSGIPVVLRSYQIPWYNGIAKMMRPAWGEILVDEEDYEQALEIVQNFLASETDSDVSQNDTEAKEEN